The following are encoded together in the Triticum dicoccoides isolate Atlit2015 ecotype Zavitan chromosome 6B, WEW_v2.0, whole genome shotgun sequence genome:
- the LOC119324521 gene encoding wall-associated receptor kinase 2-like, translating to MMIAVGFLLACLAAALQPTSAAEAGRGGILHIPSAADLARAGCPSRCGGVAIYYPWGIGPGCFRPGFELTCNNTASHKRLFLASTTTEVFGLGPGSTYFRTPAIHFNVTMKPGMNDTYNMSWEAPVKGVMAYGETSLFVVGCGVGVYLFGHDTNDPIGRCMSICLDDKVAMEEANATHDYFGYIGMGYCSIYLQQYVSAFGFVVDRLNGGVLARSGQDEGLPTSIKVFLAGSYDFQMTDIYSSRVDNRNIHAAFLGMTITDQPSCESAQKKKSSYACGDNSDCVDVLSGGYSCSCRPDTNDNNPYLKDGCQQENYNPNLKGGCKRLCGNTSIPFPFGLEKGCYATDKFRLNCTSENITIFNLRAKYIVANISVNEGYLSVRETQNNSGYNDEELTVLVYTGEGGIEIGSNYDGFYLSEE from the exons ATGATGATCGCCGTAGGCTTTTTGTTGGCGTGCTTGGCGGCAGCTCTGCAGCCAACGTCGGCCGCCGAGGCCGGAAGGGGTGGGATCTTGCATATCCCTTCCGCCGCCGACCTGGCTCGGGCTGGCTGCCCTTCCAGGTGCGGTGGTGTTGCCATTTACTATCCGTGGGGGATAGGGCCGGGCTGCTTCAGGCCAGGCTTCGAGCTCACCTGCAACAACACCGCTAGTCATAAGAGGCTCTTTCTGGCCAGCACTACCACTGAGGTTTTCGGCCTGGGGCCTGGATCTACTTATTTCCGAACCCCTGCTATCCACTTCAACGTCACCATGAAACCAGGTATGAACGACACCTATAACATGTCATGGGAGGCACCTGTTAAAGGTGTTATGGCCTATGGAGAAACTAGCTTGTTCGTTGTTGGTTGCGGTGTGGGTGTCTACTTGTTCGGTCATGATACCAACGATCCCATCGGTAGGTGCATGAGTATTTGCCTAGACGACAAGGTGGCCATGGAAGAGGCGAATGCAACCCACGACTACTTTGGTTATATTGGGATGGGCTACTGTTCCATTTATTTGCAGCAGTACGTGTCAGCATTTGGGTTCGTAGTTGACCGACTCAATGGTGGCGTCTTAGCACGATCAGGTCAAGATGAAGGGCTCCCTACTAGTATCAAAGTTTTCCTGGCGGGGTCTTACGATTTTCAAATGACCGACATCTACTCAAGTCGGGTAGACAATAGAAACATTCATGCGGCATTTCTTGGAATGACCATCACGGATCAACCAAGCTGTGAAAGTGCTCAGAAGAAAAAGTCAAGCTATGCTTGCGGCGATAACAGCGATTGCGTGGACGTGTTATCTGGAGGCTACTCCTGCAGCTGCCGCCCTGACACAAACGACAACAACCCGTACCTTAAGGATGGTTGTCAACAAG AAAATTACAATCCCAATCTCAAAGGAGGTTGCAAGAGGTTATGCGGGAACACAAGCATCCCCTTCCCTTTTGGCCTTGAAAAGGGTTGCTATGCTACCGACAAGTTTCGACTTAACTGTACATCAGAAAACATCACAATTTTTAATCTAAGGGCCAAATACATTGTGGCCAACATTTCAGTGAATGAAGGATATCTTAGTGTTAGGGAAACGCAAAACAACTCAGGCTACAACGATGAAGAGCTCACGGTACTAGTTTATACAGGTGAGGGGGGAATTGAAATTGGAAGCAACTATGATGGTTTTTATTTATCAGAAGAATAA